The SAR324 cluster bacterium genome contains the following window.
AAGGTAGATTTTCTTGTCCTTGTGCTGATCCAGAAACTGTTTCAGCAGTTGGGACGCCTCCAGGTTGTCCGCGAAACCGAGGGTGGGCAGTGCGTAGTCTCTTTCAAAATTTCTGAGACCTCGCAGAACATTAAAGGCAAAACCCTTGCGAGTGCTTTCCGGGGTATCGGTATGGATTCCGCTGAACTCGAACCGCAGGACATAATAGGTTCCCGCCAGCGGGGTACGGTGCTGGCCGATCCAGTATTTACCAAACCATTCCTCGAAATGTTCCCTGTGTTCGAGGCCGTAGTAGTGAAGCAGAATGGAAATCCACAGGCTTTTGCCAAAACGCCGCGGACGCAGGAACACCAGATAGCGTTCCGGCAGATTTTCCAGTTGTTCCAGAAAGGGCGTGCGGTCGATGAAATGGTAATTTTCGGTTGTCAGTTGGGGAAAGTGGCTGATGCCATAGGGAAGTCGGAGCATAAAATCCTGTGGGGTGAAGATGAAGATTTTTCTCTGAAAAAATGAACTACCCCGCCGCAAGTGAGGGGGGAGTTCATTTTGATGTCCCTGAAATCCGGGATTACATGTGAATGGCACGTTTGCCGGTTGCGTCCAGCGCAGCTTCCTTGATGGCTTCGGCAAAGGTTGGATGGGCATGCGACATACGGGCAAGATCTTCAGCGCTGGCACGGAACTCCAGCGCGACAACAGCTTCCGCGATCAAATCCGCGACTCGGGCTCCAAGCATGTGAATTCCAAGAATTTCATCAGTTTGGGCATCAGTCACTACTTTTACCAGTCCTTCAATTTCATTTGCGGCACGGGCACGTCCCAGTGCTCTGAAGGGGAATGAGCCTGTTTTGCAGGCACGGCCTTCTTTTTTGAGTTCATCTTCCGTGTAGCCAACCCCCGCGACTTCGGGCCATGTATACACCACGCCCGGAATCGCCCGATAATTGATGTGCGGTTTTTGTCCAGCCATGACTTCAGCAACCAGCACGCCTTCTTCCTCAGCTTTGTGAGCCAGCATCATGCCGCCGATAACATCACCGATGGCATATATTCCGGGAACGCTGGTTTCCAGATGGGAAGTGACCGTAATGAAGCCACGTTCACTGAGCTGGATTCCAGCATTTTCGAGGCCAAGTTGCTGAGTATAGGGTTTGCGCCCGACCGCAACGAGACAATAATCCGCTGAAAAATCTACCAGGTCTCCTTTTTTGTTTTTTGCGGTCACCGTGACTTGATTCCCGTCGGATACCGCTTGCTGTACCGCATGTTCCAGAAAAAACTCCATCCCCTGTTTTTTAAGGACTCGCTGAAGTTCCTTGCTGAGTGTGGAGTCCATTCCGGGAATGATACGGTCCATGAATTCCACAACAGAAACTTTCGTACCCAGACGTGAATAGACGGATCCAAGTTCCAGACCAATCACGCCGCCGCCGATCACCAGCATTTTTTCAGGAATAGTCCTCAGGCTCAGTGCTTCTGTGGAGGTGATGATACGTTGCTTGTCAATCGCGATTCCCGGTAGCGATGAAGGTTTGGAACCGGTAGCAATGACTGCTTTTTTTGTTTTGAGTTCAATCCTTGTGTCTCCCTGCTGAACCGCAATGGTATTGGCGTTCAAAAAACTGGCATGCCCATGGAGCACCTCAATTTTGTTTTTTTTCATCAGGAATTTTATACCGTCACAGGTTTGGGAAACCACACTGTCTTTTCGATCAAACATTTTCTGAATGTTGGGACGTATCCCATCGATTTCAATGCCATGGGTGTTAAAATTTTTAGTTGCCTGATGAAAAAATTCAGTAGAGTCCAGTAGTGCCTTGGACGGAATGCAACCGACATTCAGGCAGGTTCCGCCGAGAGTGGCGTAACGTTCCACCAGAGCGGTTTTCATACCAAGTTGAGCACAGCGAATAGCACAAACGTAACCCCCAGGGCCAGAACCTATAACAACCACATCATATTCCACAGGAACCTCCATAAAAAAACTTACTTTAAAAATAACGCTGATGTCAGCAACAAATTAAAATTATCCAACCAATGAATATTCACACCGGTGCTCTGTATCACAAAATAGCAGTGAAAACCAAGCTTTCATCAGCGGGTGATGTATGTTTATTCAGCAAACGGATAATAATTTTCCGGAATAAGTGGTCCATTGAAGGGTTCACACAACCCTGTAACCTGATCAAATGTTTTCCGTATTTTAATATCCTTGAAGATTCCGCCTCTAAAAACTCCCATAAAATATTTTCCAGAATACAAGACCTTCATACAGGCTTTCTGTGTTCTGAAATATAAGGGCAAGATTCCGCCCGGTTGATTCACCCCCATGACCCAGGCTTGTTGTGTTTGAACAGTTGACGGCTCAACTGCCGCAGTGGATGACGAATGCAGGGATGCCCAGGGATACAGGAACGGGACTTCGTTGGCTTTGGGTTGTCGTCGTTCACAATGCCGTAAATGCAATGGTATCTGATAAGTCACCTGGAGATCCTGAAAGGCTCGATGAGAAATCTTGCTGTAATACATCCCATCGCGCGCAACCAGTTCACATAAAGACTTATTCAGAAATTGAAGCAGTCGAACATAACGGCCCTCATCCACCGCCATGGACCAGGCCTGATACACAGCAGGTGGCTTGCCTGATGCCGGCGGATGGTCCCGGGTGAATCCATAGAGATCTTCATATTGGCCAAACGAAAGCCTCTCCTTCAAACAATATTGAGATTCTTTTCGCAGAGAAACATTGAGCTGCCCGGAAGTTTTATAAAAACCACTGAGGGCCACACGCCAGCAATCGTTTGCCTTCGGAAAAATCAATGCTTTTGAATCTTCACCGGTCGCAAGTGGTAATACCCAGGCGTCGATATGATGGGAGCGCCATTGATAAAACGATCGTGTTTCTCTTAAATAACAGGCACTGTGAGGCTTGTCGGATTTCAATGCGTGAAATTGACAACCATCCTGATTTTCGAAGGGGCCTTTCAATCCGACAATCCGGGTTTTGACAGAAACAGGCATATCCGTATCCGGGACCGATGAATCCGGATGTTTCAGGTTATAGTACCACCCTTCACGCATGCCGGTGAAGGGAACAAAAGCTTGTTCCACAGCGGATGCAATCTTTGCCGGAGAAATTAAAACAACAACCAGCAATGCCAAACACCTGAATAAATTATTAGAAGGCAGGAGTTTTAAGACAGCTTTACAATTTGTGTTTTCACTTGAAGATTGGTCATGTCCCATGAATGATAACTCACTGAATATTGGTTTCATTGCAGGAATCCTTTCAAATCCTGTTCCTGTATAACCGGAATCCATCCCTCTGGCTAAAAAAACTCATGAGAATTTTATGAAACAAGTCCGTCTGTTGCTCTTGATAACGATATTTCTGGGAATTGGAGCAACGGTTCAAGCCGTTCCCAAACTGACCATTCATTGGAAAATGCTCCAGGAATTGAATGTTAAAACAGGCCAGGCCTCCGAAGCGCTCAAACACCTGCAGGGGAAACTGGTGCGTCTGCCAGGATATATCGTCCCTCTGGAGGGCGATGAAAATACCGTGAAGCAATTCCTTCTGGTGCCAACGCTGGGGGCATGCATTCATGTTCCCCCTCCGCCACCGAACCAGATTGTGATGGTTAACATGCAAAAATCTATCCCCGCGGATTTTATGACCTATGCGGTCTGGGTAACGGGTTCATTCCACATTGAACAAAAGAACAATGACATTGCTGAAGCCAGTTTTTTTATGGAAGGTGAAGACGTACAGCCTTACCAGCGTTAAGCCGATCAACCCTTCGTTTATCTTGAGTATCGCCTTCAACCAGATATATTTCACAAATTTTTAATCTCAACCCAACATTTGTCAGCTTTTCATTATGAAATCCGTGGTCTGGGCCTTATGCCTTCTCTTGCCGCAACTGGCCTGGAGTGAGCCTCTGCATCTCACTGTCAGTATCATGCCGCAGAAATATTTTGTTGAAAAAATAACGGGAAACACCGTCTCTGTGAATGTCATGGTCCCCCCGGGGGCCGACCCTCACACCTATGAACCCAAACCCAGACAAATGATGGAACTTCAGCAGTCCAAACTGTATTTTTCCATCGGCATTGAATTTGAGAATATCTGGTTGCCAAGGTTCAAGGATATCAACACGAACATGCAAATCATTCCAACCGATCAGGGAATCCCTAAACTCGGAGGCCAGATCGAATCTTTCGAAGAAGAATCTGACCATCAGCATGAATGGCTGGATCCGCATATCTGGTTATCGCCCCTGCTGGTCAAAATACAGATTGTGCACATGCTTCAGGCACTGATCCGGTTGAATCCGGAACAAACAGAACTGTATCAACAGAACTATCAACGGTTTCAGGCAGAACTGGATCAATTGCATTTTGAACTTCAGCAACGGTTTCAAACGGCAGAATCAAAGACATTTCTCGTATTTCATCCGGTCTGGGGATATTTTGCGCAGGCTTACGGCTTGACTCAGGTTCCAATCCAGATTGGAGGCAAGGAACCTAAACCAGGCCAGTTGAAAATGATGATTCTTGCCGCCAGAAAACAGGGAATTCATACGCTGTTCCTGCAACCTCAGATTTCATCCAGAACAGCCGATCTGGTTTCAAGAGAAACGGGTGCCTCCTTGATTGTACTCGACCCTTTGGCTTATGACTGGCCCGCGACCTTGAAAACCGCAACCCAACATATTTGTTCCCCCCACAATTGATGTTACGACACTTATGGCGTTACTGGAAATCAACAATCTTTATTTCAACTATACCACCAGCACTCCAGCACTGAAACAGGTCAATCTGAACGTGGAAGAAGGTGATTTTCTTGCTATTCTCGGACCTAATGGGGGAGGTAAAACCACATTGCTCAAACTGATCGCTGGATTGCTGAACCCCTCGGAAGGGACTATTCGAATTTTATCAGGAACCCCTCGTCAGTCCAGTAAAGTTATGGGTTACATGCCACAGCACACCAATACCAATCCGGATTTCCCAATCGCTGTGCTGGATGTGGTATTGATGGGGAAACTCAATTCCAACAGCGTTTGGTCCATGCTCAGCAAACAGGATCGAAAACAGGCTGAAGAATCACTGAAACGAGTGGGCATGCAAGAATTCCTGCAAGCCAGAATGAATCAGCTTTCAGGAGGCCAGAAACAACGTGTTCTTCTGGCAAGAGCCTTATTGACTCACCCTCGCTTGTTATTGCTCGATGAGCCAACCGCGAATATTGACGCCTCTGGAAAAAGCGAATTTTATAAATTGCTACGAGAATTGAACCGGCAGATGACCATCATCATGATCAGTCATGATCTGAACGCGATCCCCTCCATTGTGAAATCAGTGGCCTGTGTCAACAAGACCCTGGAATTTCATCCATCACCCAAACTCAATGAAAAAATGATCACCATGCTGTATGGCTGTGATGAGGAGTGTCCTGTGGAATTGATCGCTCATGGACACCCACATCGAATATTATCCCATCATCATCATGCCCACGAGTCCCATGATTGAAGCTCTTCAATTTGATTTTATGCGGCATGCCATTTATGCAGGACTCCTCGCGGCCTTGATCTGCGGCATGATTGGCAGTCTGGTTGTTGTCAAACGAATCGTCTTCATCGCTGGCGGCATCGCTCATGCCGCCTATGGTGGCTGTGGTATTGCCATCTATGCCGGAATTCCTATTTTAATCAGCACTCTCGGTTTTTCCGTGGGTATCACAATGTTGATGGCCGCAATCACGTTGAGACAAAAACACCGTGCTGATACAATCATTGGCATTTTATGGGCCGCGGGTATGGCTATCGGCATAATTCTTACCGACTTGACTCCCGGATATCAGGGAGAGTTGATGGGATATCTGTTTGGAGGAATTCTTGCGGTTCCGGGATATGAAATTTACTGGATGTCTACTGTTTCTTTTGTAATTTTCTGTTTACTGACCCTGTTTTATCGGCAATTTCTGGCATTGGCCTATGATGAAGAATTCGCAAGAGTCCGGGGCGTAGAGGTCGATGGTTTGTATTTGCTGTTGCTGTTGATGATTGCGGTTTCAGTCGTGGTCGTGATTCGGGTTGTCGGACTTATTCTGGTTTTAGCCCTGCTGACAATTGCACCCATGATTGTAGAGCGTTATGTCCGGTCCCTGGCATGGATGATGTTTTTTTCGGTGTTGATCAATTTGTGTTTTGTGATTGGGGGCTTGTGGCTTTCCTATAGCTTCAATCTCACTTCAGGTGCCAGCATTGTTCTGGTGGGGGTTGCGGGTTATTCAGTGGCCCAGATTCCCGTGTTTGTGAACAGGTTTTTAAAATAAAAAAGGCGAATCGCTTCGCCTTTTTTTGACACTCTGACTTCGTTTGTTTGACCTCTGCCTTTTTCAAAGTTTAAGGCAGAAAAGTCTTATAACGAAATATCCAACGGAGAAAAATTCCGTTTTTTAGCGATGGTCAACAGTGATTCAAACTGAGGCAGCACCACATCCACAAAATAGCTGATTGTTTTGAGTTTGTTGTCATAGAACAACGCATCGGAATTCGTTTTAAGAAAGGCCTTGTATTGATCGGCTCCAATATTATTTTCCGCTTTGAGTGCTTCCAGTTTTTCCGCGACAACAATTGACTGCTGAAGCAAGAAATAACCAGCGGTAACAGACGAGCAATACATCAGAAATGGGGTTGCGTACAAGGCCACGCCTTCCATACCACGAGTGGTCATGACCTCCTGAACACCCATTGCCATTTCTGACAGGGTTTCACAATGTTGAATCCAGTTTTGAACAATTGGTCCAACCACAGGATGTCCACTGTTTTCTTCTGCCATTTTTCCGAAACGCCCCATGAGTAACATGAAATAAGCGCCATTTTTCATGGTCATTTTACGACCGATCAGATCAAGAGCCTGAATTCCGGTGGTTCCTTCATAAATCGCTGTAATACGAAGGTCACGGTAAAATTGTTCCAGAGGAAAATCTTTGGTATAGCCCACACCACCCAGAACCTGAATGCCAATACGAACGACATCCAGTCCGACCTCAGTCGCCCATGCTTTGCACATGGGTGTCAGCATCTGGATGATACCTTCAGCTTCTTCTTTTTCCTTTTCATTGTCAGAAGCCATGGAAATATCCAGCAAATCCGCTGACGCGTACAACAATGCCCGGATGGCTTCCACACGGCATTTCATATTCAACAGATTCAGACGAACGTCAGGGTGCTCAATGATAGCTACTTTGGGCGGATCGGCTTCCCGCATATTGTTGATATGGGATCCCTGAATTCTTTCTTTGGCATAATCGAGCGTATTCTGATACGCCGCGCTGGACAGGGCCAATCCAATTGTTGCTGTTCCCATACGTGCTTCATTCATCAACTGGAACATATTGGCCATCCCCTTGCCTTCTTCGCCCAGCAACCAACCGTAGCAGTTGTTGTTTTCGCCAAAATTCAACACACATGTAGAACTACAGTTGATCCCCATTTTATGTTCAATGGATGCGACTTCAACATCATTACTTTCACCCACAGAGCCATTATCAGCGACATGTAGTGTTGGCACCACGAACAGACTCAATCCGCGAGTTCCCTCAGGAGCCCCCTTGATTCGGGCAAGAACAGTATGGATCGTATTTTTTCCAAGATCACTGGCACCACCTGAAATCCAGCATTTTGTTCCCTTGATTTTGTATCGGCCATCTCCTGTAGGTTCCGCAACAGTTGTAGACGCACCTACATCCGAACCAGCATGCGGTTCGCTCAGACACATGGAACCCAGAAATTCACCGGTATACATTCGTTGACAATATTTCTGACGCAAAGCCTCAGTGCCGAAAACCTCAATCAGATGCGCGGCACCTTCTGTCAATCCAAAATACATGGAAAGTCCCAGATTTGCTGCGGCAATTCCTTCACTCAACGCCATTCCCAGAATTTGAGGAGCTCCCTGCCCACCAAATTCTGGATTTGCTTTAAGGGACGCCCAGCCCAATTCATAGGCTTTTTTGTAGGGTTCATGGATACATGCTGGCACCTTGACCTTGCCATTTTCAAGCTTGCAACCTGTTCGATCAGCCTCAGACCGGCTTGGATACATAACCTCCAGCGCAAATTTATGACCTTCTTTGACCAGAAGATCTATCGTATCAACATCAAAATCCTTAAAGCGTTCAAATTTTGACAGATTTTCAATATGTAACCATTCCTTCAGTGCAAATTCAATCTCTCGGTTGTCCAGTGTCAATTCAGTACTGCTCATATCCATGCTCCTTTGTTGAATGAATGTAGAGGATTTCGTCCAGGACGAAATGAAGATCACAGAATGACTTATTCTGCAATCGATGATCAACTGATACAGGAAATGTTGTGCGTATGCCGCAAAATTTATTGAGTGACGACATATGGTCTGGTGGTTCTGATTCACCTGAACTCTTGCATTTATCAATGCAGACATCCAATAGTTAATCAGAAAAAGAGGGCTTAATTAGCCGGTTTCAACTAAATGTTCAATCATTTTTTATAACTCGATAGCTGTTAGTTTCAGCTTTCAACATGCGGTTCTCATCAACATATCGCTGTTGCACAAATCCAACGTGGTGCGACACCAACCTAATGGAGAGTGTTTAGTTTTATAAAATCAGAAGCTTAATGAGCAACAAATCCAACGTATC
Protein-coding sequences here:
- the lpdA gene encoding dihydrolipoyl dehydrogenase; the protein is MEVPVEYDVVVIGSGPGGYVCAIRCAQLGMKTALVERYATLGGTCLNVGCIPSKALLDSTEFFHQATKNFNTHGIEIDGIRPNIQKMFDRKDSVVSQTCDGIKFLMKKNKIEVLHGHASFLNANTIAVQQGDTRIELKTKKAVIATGSKPSSLPGIAIDKQRIITSTEALSLRTIPEKMLVIGGGVIGLELGSVYSRLGTKVSVVEFMDRIIPGMDSTLSKELQRVLKKQGMEFFLEHAVQQAVSDGNQVTVTAKNKKGDLVDFSADYCLVAVGRKPYTQQLGLENAGIQLSERGFITVTSHLETSVPGIYAIGDVIGGMMLAHKAEEEGVLVAEVMAGQKPHINYRAIPGVVYTWPEVAGVGYTEDELKKEGRACKTGSFPFRALGRARAANEIEGLVKVVTDAQTDEILGIHMLGARVADLIAEAVVALEFRASAEDLARMSHAHPTFAEAIKEAALDATGKRAIHM
- a CDS encoding acyl-CoA dehydrogenase; protein product: MSSTELTLDNREIEFALKEWLHIENLSKFERFKDFDVDTIDLLVKEGHKFALEVMYPSRSEADRTGCKLENGKVKVPACIHEPYKKAYELGWASLKANPEFGGQGAPQILGMALSEGIAAANLGLSMYFGLTEGAAHLIEVFGTEALRQKYCQRMYTGEFLGSMCLSEPHAGSDVGASTTVAEPTGDGRYKIKGTKCWISGGASDLGKNTIHTVLARIKGAPEGTRGLSLFVVPTLHVADNGSVGESNDVEVASIEHKMGINCSSTCVLNFGENNNCYGWLLGEEGKGMANMFQLMNEARMGTATIGLALSSAAYQNTLDYAKERIQGSHINNMREADPPKVAIIEHPDVRLNLLNMKCRVEAIRALLYASADLLDISMASDNEKEKEEAEGIIQMLTPMCKAWATEVGLDVVRIGIQVLGGVGYTKDFPLEQFYRDLRITAIYEGTTGIQALDLIGRKMTMKNGAYFMLLMGRFGKMAEENSGHPVVGPIVQNWIQHCETLSEMAMGVQEVMTTRGMEGVALYATPFLMYCSSVTAGYFLLQQSIVVAEKLEALKAENNIGADQYKAFLKTNSDALFYDNKLKTISYFVDVVLPQFESLLTIAKKRNFSPLDISL
- a CDS encoding metal ABC transporter permease; the encoded protein is MIEALQFDFMRHAIYAGLLAALICGMIGSLVVVKRIVFIAGGIAHAAYGGCGIAIYAGIPILISTLGFSVGITMLMAAITLRQKHRADTIIGILWAAGMAIGIILTDLTPGYQGELMGYLFGGILAVPGYEIYWMSTVSFVIFCLLTLFYRQFLALAYDEEFARVRGVEVDGLYLLLLLMIAVSVVVVIRVVGLILVLALLTIAPMIVERYVRSLAWMMFFSVLINLCFVIGGLWLSYSFNLTSGASIVLVGVAGYSVAQIPVFVNRFLK
- a CDS encoding metal ABC transporter ATP-binding protein, whose translation is MALLEINNLYFNYTTSTPALKQVNLNVEEGDFLAILGPNGGGKTTLLKLIAGLLNPSEGTIRILSGTPRQSSKVMGYMPQHTNTNPDFPIAVLDVVLMGKLNSNSVWSMLSKQDRKQAEESLKRVGMQEFLQARMNQLSGGQKQRVLLARALLTHPRLLLLDEPTANIDASGKSEFYKLLRELNRQMTIIMISHDLNAIPSIVKSVACVNKTLEFHPSPKLNEKMITMLYGCDEECPVELIAHGHPHRILSHHHHAHESHD
- a CDS encoding zinc ABC transporter substrate-binding protein; the protein is MKSVVWALCLLLPQLAWSEPLHLTVSIMPQKYFVEKITGNTVSVNVMVPPGADPHTYEPKPRQMMELQQSKLYFSIGIEFENIWLPRFKDINTNMQIIPTDQGIPKLGGQIESFEEESDHQHEWLDPHIWLSPLLVKIQIVHMLQALIRLNPEQTELYQQNYQRFQAELDQLHFELQQRFQTAESKTFLVFHPVWGYFAQAYGLTQVPIQIGGKEPKPGQLKMMILAARKQGIHTLFLQPQISSRTADLVSRETGASLIVLDPLAYDWPATLKTATQHICSPHN
- a CDS encoding DUF3299 domain-containing protein: MKQVRLLLLITIFLGIGATVQAVPKLTIHWKMLQELNVKTGQASEALKHLQGKLVRLPGYIVPLEGDENTVKQFLLVPTLGACIHVPPPPPNQIVMVNMQKSIPADFMTYAVWVTGSFHIEQKNNDIAEASFFMEGEDVQPYQR
- a CDS encoding AAA family ATPase, with translation MLRLPYGISHFPQLTTENYHFIDRTPFLEQLENLPERYLVFLRPRRFGKSLWISILLHYYGLEHREHFEEWFGKYWIGQHRTPLAGTYYVLRFEFSGIHTDTPESTRKGFAFNVLRGLRNFERDYALPTLGFADNLEASQLLKQFLDQHKDKKIYL